Proteins encoded within one genomic window of Acinetobacter sp. WCHA55:
- the dnaN gene encoding DNA polymerase III subunit beta: MRLKIAKESLLNVLSHVVGAVERRHTLNILSNVKVQVSQASLTITGSDLEVELVASTPLAEGACLQAGETTVPARKLMDICKSLPTAALIDLQITEDQRCILKSGNSRFVLGTLPAEDYPLLTTENTQGTQVAVTQRELKRLFEKTAFAMAVQDVRFYLTGTLLEIDNNQLRAVTTDGHRLALCETVASSNATQLIQAIVPRKAVGELQRLLSIEDEQLALLIGRELLNVTISIASRDKEQGDTTVRFTTKLIDGKFPDYRRVIPRGGDKNVLIAHDVFKQSLQRVSILSNEKLRGVFLNFAADTLQLRANNPEQDEAIEDLAIQYNNAPMEMSFNAQYILEVLGALDGDDVSMTMTEANQSVLVQDPAHQDQTYVVMPMRV, from the coding sequence GTGCGTTTAAAAATCGCGAAAGAAAGCTTACTTAATGTTCTATCACATGTCGTAGGAGCGGTTGAACGTCGCCATACTTTAAATATTCTCTCAAATGTTAAAGTACAAGTAAGCCAAGCATCGTTGACGATCACAGGTTCAGACTTGGAAGTCGAATTGGTTGCAAGTACCCCTCTTGCAGAAGGGGCATGTTTACAAGCGGGTGAAACCACTGTTCCTGCACGTAAGTTGATGGATATTTGTAAATCTTTACCGACTGCAGCGCTGATAGATTTACAAATTACTGAAGATCAACGTTGTATTTTAAAGTCTGGTAATAGTCGTTTTGTGTTAGGTACTTTACCCGCTGAAGATTACCCATTATTGACCACAGAGAACACTCAAGGCACGCAAGTTGCGGTGACACAGCGTGAATTAAAGCGCCTATTTGAAAAAACTGCATTTGCTATGGCTGTGCAGGATGTACGTTTTTATCTCACGGGAACCTTGCTTGAAATTGATAATAATCAACTGCGTGCAGTGACCACAGATGGTCACCGTTTAGCGTTATGTGAAACTGTAGCCAGCTCAAATGCAACTCAACTGATTCAAGCAATTGTCCCACGTAAAGCAGTGGGTGAATTACAACGTCTATTAAGCATTGAAGATGAACAATTGGCGTTATTGATTGGTCGTGAACTATTGAATGTGACCATTTCTATTGCCAGTCGTGACAAAGAACAAGGGGATACGACTGTTCGTTTCACCACAAAATTGATTGACGGAAAATTCCCTGATTATCGCCGTGTGATTCCACGTGGTGGTGATAAAAATGTGTTAATTGCACATGATGTCTTTAAACAATCTTTACAACGTGTTTCGATTTTAAGTAATGAAAAACTACGTGGTGTGTTCTTAAATTTTGCCGCTGATACTTTGCAGCTACGTGCCAATAACCCAGAGCAAGACGAGGCCATAGAAGATTTGGCGATTCAATATAATAATGCGCCAATGGAAATGTCTTTCAATGCTCAATACATCTTGGAAGTCTTAGGTGCATTGGATGGTGATGATGTTTCAATGACGATGACTGAAGCCAATCAATCGGTTCTCGTGCAAGACCCAGCCCATCAAGATCAGACCTATGTAGTCATGCCAATGCGTGTTTAA
- the recF gene encoding DNA replication/repair protein RecF (All proteins in this family for which functions are known are DNA-binding proteins that assist the filamentation of RecA onto DNA for the initiation of recombination or recombinational repair.), producing MQITRLNIERVRNLRTVALHGLQPFNVFYGQNGSGKTSILEAIHLLATGRSFRTHIPKHYIQTDTQDAIVFAQSSSEKIGMQKLLSGEQLIKVNGDNIATQGQLAKILPLQLIDPQSTDIIDHGAKPRRQLLDWLMFHVEPEFYHAWQYYSRALKQRNSLLKTRRNLSLTDLEPWNKMLSDYGEMLHSQRVSIVEQWTGFFEQDLKHLLPDLEVQLEYSPGFHTELGLLYDLQSHHQKDLERRYTEYGPHKADLRLKTSLGDADIVLSRGQKKLLIIALKLSQIAMLHACNKETVVLLDDLTAELDLTAQQRLIERLSQLGSQVFITTLEYESVKNHLHDLSISYQLFCVENGQVQVVAQ from the coding sequence ATGCAAATCACGCGTTTAAACATCGAACGTGTTCGAAATCTCAGAACGGTTGCTCTCCATGGATTGCAACCGTTTAATGTTTTTTATGGACAAAATGGTTCAGGTAAAACCTCTATTTTAGAAGCAATCCATCTGCTGGCGACAGGGCGTTCCTTTCGTACACATATTCCGAAACACTATATTCAAACTGATACCCAAGACGCGATTGTGTTTGCCCAATCCAGTTCTGAAAAAATTGGGATGCAAAAGCTGTTGTCTGGTGAACAGCTCATCAAGGTTAATGGCGACAACATTGCCACCCAAGGGCAGTTAGCTAAAATTCTTCCTTTGCAACTGATTGATCCGCAAAGTACCGATATTATTGACCATGGGGCTAAGCCCAGACGGCAGTTGTTAGATTGGCTGATGTTCCACGTGGAACCTGAGTTTTATCATGCGTGGCAGTATTATTCACGGGCATTAAAACAGCGTAATAGTTTACTGAAAACAAGACGGAATCTAAGTCTGACAGATTTGGAGCCGTGGAACAAAATGCTCAGTGATTATGGAGAAATGCTGCACTCACAGCGTGTTAGTATTGTCGAGCAGTGGACGGGATTTTTTGAGCAAGATTTAAAACACTTGCTACCAGATCTCGAGGTTCAGTTAGAATATAGCCCTGGTTTTCATACCGAGTTAGGGCTGCTGTATGACCTGCAAAGTCACCATCAAAAAGACCTTGAACGGCGCTATACCGAGTATGGTCCACACAAGGCAGATTTGCGTTTAAAAACAAGCCTTGGCGATGCTGATATTGTACTGTCACGTGGACAAAAAAAGCTGTTAATCATAGCCTTAAAACTGTCACAGATTGCAATGCTACATGCTTGTAATAAGGAAACTGTGGTATTATTAGATGATCTGACAGCAGAATTAGATTTAACAGCACAACAACGTTTAATTGAGCGATTGAGCCAACTAGGTAGTCAAGTTTTTATTACCACTTTAGAGTATGAATCAGTCAAAAATCACTTACATGATTTATCTATTTCTTATCAATTATTCTGTGTTGAAAACGGTCAAGTTCAAGTTGTCGCACAATGA